One genomic window of Moorella glycerini includes the following:
- a CDS encoding O-antigen ligase family protein produces MPGIVTKTAKTAKRVESRPLLYLNLRVFIWPGLALILMISPLLRGLFFRPERLLMEMVVAVVFALWVADRVITRSRALNWEAMDTAALVFLVTYILSLSGAVSRPDAVGGLLEVLMYFLLYLMLSRLAAGRCLTRALAFIYWAGVAVAAVSLGAATGYIHFPGAVVNNALYSTFQYKNTGAAYLLATGVIGLILQGRRWRLADLVIYGLGYYLGAVVILGSQSRGGWVLFPLIHLALLLLLPRAYRNRCLYALMVNLGAALVISRRFLPAVLAGQQVYAMKLLLAGVLAVIVVHAIVYSASNYLAGRAEARVRRFLALGAMIYLGLAVAAYTYYAAQAFPQAAQGFVPGQVAARAGTISGYEPSFQQRLQYYRDALKIIKDHPLTGTGGGGWNALYHRYQPYQYFTTEVHNHFLQVGVEAGLPGLGAFLALFVTMFGRLYRLYRERDEDAGEEAGDPWPATWGAGTAALALAAHGFFDFDLSLPAVALTLWATLALVRASTPAAGAGVNGWEGGRGTEPPGERGPGWKERHGSWRRHPGEYLSTLNRRLDKLLARPVVSSLAGIIIAAALFIPANAFYRAGVTGADAARAMQAGDLDRARVLYEQAHRLDPFLASYLADLAQVNTALGLSRNDEALQAAARSQAALAARREPYNPRIRATLAQVYFLQGYINEAVAEAEAVIAANPWDIGAYEGLGQMYLGAAGYLERFGLQKEALPYLAKARELPARVAAREQKIVSGPYPWQGPRFTVTPALHFISGQALYLLGDWEGAVTALRSAWQDGGLREKAAPWLAAALARSGAPNQAEKIMQDYPAAREEYQKLQERKG; encoded by the coding sequence ATGCCGGGTATTGTAACTAAAACAGCTAAAACCGCAAAACGGGTAGAAAGCCGCCCTTTGCTCTACTTAAACCTGCGGGTTTTTATCTGGCCGGGCCTGGCCTTGATCCTGATGATCTCGCCGCTCCTGCGCGGTCTTTTCTTCCGCCCGGAGCGTTTGCTGATGGAAATGGTGGTAGCGGTAGTATTTGCCCTGTGGGTGGCCGACAGGGTGATTACCCGCAGCCGGGCTCTAAATTGGGAAGCAATGGACACGGCGGCCCTGGTATTCCTGGTGACATATATTCTCTCTTTATCCGGCGCCGTGAGCCGGCCCGATGCTGTAGGCGGCCTCCTGGAAGTATTGATGTATTTCCTGCTCTACCTCATGCTCTCCCGCCTGGCTGCCGGGCGCTGCCTTACCCGTGCCCTGGCCTTCATTTACTGGGCCGGTGTCGCCGTCGCCGCCGTCAGCCTGGGCGCCGCTACCGGATATATCCATTTTCCCGGGGCCGTCGTCAACAATGCCCTGTATTCTACTTTCCAGTATAAAAATACCGGCGCGGCCTACCTGCTGGCCACGGGCGTTATCGGCCTTATTCTCCAGGGCAGGCGCTGGCGTTTGGCCGACCTGGTTATTTATGGTCTAGGTTATTACCTGGGCGCGGTGGTCATCCTGGGCAGCCAGTCGCGGGGCGGGTGGGTTCTCTTCCCCCTGATCCACCTGGCACTGCTCCTTCTCCTACCCCGGGCCTACCGCAACCGCTGCCTTTACGCCTTGATGGTGAACCTGGGGGCGGCCCTGGTCATCAGCCGCCGCTTCTTACCGGCCGTCCTGGCCGGGCAGCAGGTCTACGCCATGAAGCTGCTCCTGGCCGGTGTCCTGGCCGTAATTGTCGTCCATGCAATTGTTTACAGCGCGTCAAATTACCTGGCCGGGCGGGCCGAAGCAAGGGTGCGCCGCTTCCTGGCCCTGGGTGCCATGATCTACCTTGGCCTGGCTGTAGCCGCTTATACATATTACGCTGCCCAGGCCTTCCCGCAGGCGGCCCAGGGTTTTGTCCCCGGGCAGGTGGCGGCGCGGGCCGGTACCATCAGCGGTTATGAACCCAGCTTCCAGCAGCGATTACAGTATTACCGCGACGCTTTAAAAATCATCAAAGACCATCCCCTGACAGGTACGGGCGGCGGTGGCTGGAACGCCCTTTACCACCGCTACCAGCCCTACCAGTACTTTACTACCGAAGTACATAACCATTTTCTCCAGGTCGGCGTGGAAGCGGGCCTCCCGGGCCTGGGCGCCTTCCTGGCCCTGTTTGTGACCATGTTTGGCCGCCTTTATCGCCTCTACCGGGAGCGGGATGAGGACGCCGGGGAAGAGGCCGGCGACCCCTGGCCCGCTACCTGGGGCGCCGGTACGGCGGCCCTGGCCCTGGCCGCCCACGGCTTTTTTGACTTCGACCTCTCCCTGCCGGCGGTAGCCCTGACCCTGTGGGCTACCCTGGCCCTGGTGCGGGCGTCCACCCCGGCTGCCGGGGCAGGGGTTAACGGATGGGAAGGGGGCCGCGGGACAGAGCCGCCCGGGGAGCGGGGTCCTGGCTGGAAGGAAAGACACGGCTCCTGGCGGCGGCATCCGGGAGAGTACCTGTCGACCCTGAACAGGCGCTTGGATAAATTGCTGGCGCGGCCGGTAGTTTCTTCCCTGGCCGGTATAATCATAGCAGCAGCCCTCTTTATACCGGCAAATGCCTTTTACCGCGCCGGGGTTACCGGCGCTGACGCCGCCCGCGCCATGCAGGCCGGCGATCTCGACCGGGCCAGAGTCCTCTACGAGCAGGCCCACAGGCTGGATCCTTTCCTGGCCTCTTATCTGGCCGACCTGGCCCAGGTAAATACAGCCCTGGGGCTCAGCCGCAATGACGAGGCGCTGCAGGCCGCGGCGCGCAGCCAGGCTGCTTTAGCGGCCCGCCGCGAGCCTTATAACCCCCGCATTCGCGCCACCCTGGCCCAGGTTTACTTTCTCCAGGGTTATATAAATGAGGCCGTGGCGGAGGCGGAAGCCGTTATCGCGGCTAATCCCTGGGATATCGGGGCTTACGAAGGCCTGGGGCAAATGTACCTGGGAGCGGCCGGCTACCTGGAACGCTTTGGCTTGCAAAAAGAAGCCCTGCCGTACCTGGCAAAGGCGCGGGAACTACCGGCCAGGGTTGCTGCCAGGGAGCAAAAAATCGTATCCGGCCCTTACCCGTGGCAAGGCCCCAGATTCACTGTGACCCCGGCCTTGCATTTTATCAGTGGGCAAGCGTTATACCTCCTGGGCGATTGGGAGGGGGCGGTAACAGCCCTCCGGTCAGCCTGGCAGGATGGGGGCTTGAGGGAAAAGGCGGCGCCCTGGCTGGCGGCCGCCCTGGCCAGGAGCGGCGCCCCCAACCAGGCAGAAAAAATTATGCAAGATTACCCTGCCGCCAGGGAGGAATACCAGAAGCTGCAGGAAAGGAAGGGATAG